A window of Malania oleifera isolate guangnan ecotype guangnan chromosome 5, ASM2987363v1, whole genome shotgun sequence contains these coding sequences:
- the LOC131155601 gene encoding uncharacterized protein LOC131155601, whose product MPKKSSDVAHRAWNILRLALLWARKGGVFKRRLVMDLRIIPKFMKSLGGGAPAAAIRYGERQLSFDRTPIIHVKMHRPASMRFRIPCINPPADADCDFEFEDNYGCYDGQEDGGVYRIDDGEKVEFLRCGSDVGEEEDFLGEEEEEEEEEEEEEMVVSCEEESKSIDLKAEEFIARFYEQMKLQRQISCLRYNEVLVRETQVN is encoded by the coding sequence ATGCCGAAGAAGAGCTCCGACGTAGCCCACAGAGCGTGGAACATCCTGCGCCTCGCCCTGCTCTGGGCCAGAAAGGGTGGCGTGTTTAAGAGACGCCTCGTGATGGACCTCCGCATCATCCCCAAGTTCATGAAAAGCCTCGGCGGCGGCGCACCCGCCGCAGCCATCCGCTACGGCGAGCGCCAGCTCTCCTTCGACCGCACTCCCATCATCCACGTCAAGATGCATCGCCCTGCCTCCATGCGCTTCCGCATCCCCTGCATTAACCCCCCAGCCGATGCGGATTGCGATTTTGAATTCGAGGACAACTACGGATGCTACGACGGCCAGGAAGACGGCGGAGTTTACAGGATCGACGACGGCGAGAAGGTTGAGTTTCTGAGATGCGGCAGCGATGTAGGGGAAGAAGAAGATTTTctaggagaagaagaagaagaagaagaagaagaagaggaagaagagatgGTGGTTTCTTGCGAGGAAGAAAGCAAGAGCATCGATCTGAAGGCGGAGGAGTTCATAGCCAGGTTCTACGAGCAGATGAAGCTGCAGAGACAGATTTCATGTCTGCGCTACAATGAGGTGCTCGTAAGAGAGACACAGGTCAACTGA